In Thermosinus carboxydivorans Nor1, a genomic segment contains:
- a CDS encoding type III PLP-dependent enzyme produces MQKIFKLSQPAVEALAAKYGTPLLVLSRDQIRYNYNFLAEHLPGVHIYYAMKANPDPRIIDELAGLGACFDVASDGEILALAQMGIAPERIVYANPVKTASGLAAARQTGVRKFTFDSESEIYKMAKAVPGGTVLLRVRVDNPHALVDLNKKFGAHPDEALRLLTIAREQGLDVAGLCFHVGSQSTDAGAYVDALAACRRIFDAAAKEGFNLRILDIGGGFPIPAIGMKVDAAAMMGQIRTALAQYFPNTEIWAEPGRFICGTAVNLITRVIGVQQRNGQQWYFLDEGLYGTFSGIIFDHWDFELETFKSEPKIPATFAGPSCDSLDVLFRDKLTPPLAMDDLILVPSCGSYTSASATVFNGFAKAPIIVWEEVKSEIANLANAC; encoded by the coding sequence ATGCAAAAAATATTCAAATTGTCACAACCGGCCGTGGAAGCACTGGCCGCAAAATATGGCACCCCACTTTTGGTGTTGTCCCGCGACCAAATCCGCTATAACTACAATTTTCTGGCAGAACACCTGCCTGGCGTGCATATCTATTATGCCATGAAGGCCAACCCGGATCCGCGCATTATTGACGAGCTCGCTGGTCTCGGCGCGTGTTTTGACGTGGCTTCGGACGGCGAAATCCTGGCCTTGGCCCAAATGGGCATCGCGCCCGAGCGCATCGTATACGCCAATCCGGTGAAAACCGCGTCCGGCTTGGCGGCGGCGCGGCAAACCGGTGTACGCAAATTTACTTTTGACAGCGAAAGCGAGATTTATAAGATGGCCAAGGCGGTCCCGGGCGGTACGGTGCTGCTTAGGGTGCGGGTCGATAATCCCCACGCCCTGGTCGACTTGAATAAAAAATTTGGCGCCCACCCCGACGAAGCTCTCCGTCTCTTGACGATTGCCCGCGAGCAGGGGCTGGACGTGGCCGGTCTATGTTTTCACGTGGGCAGCCAGTCGACCGACGCCGGCGCCTATGTGGACGCCCTGGCGGCCTGCCGTCGAATTTTCGATGCCGCGGCAAAGGAGGGTTTTAACCTGCGCATTCTGGACATCGGTGGCGGTTTTCCCATCCCGGCGATTGGCATGAAGGTGGATGCGGCGGCTATGATGGGCCAGATCCGCACGGCCTTGGCGCAGTACTTCCCCAATACCGAAATATGGGCCGAGCCAGGCCGGTTTATCTGCGGCACGGCCGTCAATCTTATTACCCGCGTCATCGGCGTGCAGCAGCGCAACGGCCAGCAGTGGTATTTCCTGGATGAAGGGCTATACGGCACTTTTTCCGGCATTATCTTCGACCACTGGGACTTTGAACTGGAGACCTTTAAGTCCGAGCCGAAAATCCCGGCGACTTTTGCCGGGCCGAGTTGTGACTCGCTGGATGTTCTGTTCCGTGATAAACTGACGCCGCCGCTGGCGATGGACGACCTTATCTTAGTGCCGTCCTGCGGCTCCTACACTTCAGCTTCGGCGACGGTTTTCAACGGGTTTGCCAAAGCGCCGATTATTGTGTGGGAAGAGGTTAAGAGCGAGATCGCCAATTTGGCCAATGCCTGTTAA
- the thiE gene encoding thiamine phosphate synthase: MDRQTALANLRRADIYGITSEEHSLGRSNVEVAQLMIAAGIKVIQYREKEKKARRMYEECCKIRELTRAAGVTFIVNDHIDLAMLVEADGVHIGQDDLPPEKVRQLVGKEMLIGLSTHAPAEAQAAENSGVVDYIGVGPIYATQTKKDVCAPVGLEYLSYVAKNISLPFVAIGGIKEHNLAEVIRHGARTVALVTEIVGAPDIKAKVQALRAKFT; this comes from the coding sequence GTGGATAGACAAACGGCCTTAGCCAATTTACGCCGCGCCGACATCTATGGCATAACTTCGGAAGAGCACTCACTGGGACGAAGCAATGTCGAGGTTGCCCAGCTCATGATCGCGGCCGGCATTAAGGTAATTCAGTACCGGGAAAAAGAAAAAAAGGCGCGCCGCATGTATGAGGAGTGCTGCAAAATCCGTGAGCTCACCCGCGCTGCCGGCGTAACATTCATTGTTAACGATCACATTGATTTGGCCATGTTGGTCGAAGCTGACGGCGTGCATATCGGTCAAGACGACCTGCCGCCGGAAAAGGTGCGTCAACTGGTAGGCAAAGAGATGCTTATCGGCCTGTCAACGCACGCCCCGGCCGAGGCCCAGGCCGCCGAAAATTCGGGAGTGGTTGATTATATCGGAGTCGGCCCCATCTATGCGACCCAAACCAAAAAAGACGTCTGCGCCCCGGTAGGCCTAGAATACCTTTCTTATGTCGCCAAAAACATTTCCCTGCCCTTTGTGGCCATCGGCGGCATTAAAGAGCATAATCTCGCCGAAGTCATCCGTCATGGCGCCCGTACCGTCGCCTTAGTGACAGAAATTGTCGGCGCGCCGGATATCAAGGCAAAAGTTCAGGCCCTGCGCGCTAAATTTACATGA
- the thiF gene encoding sulfur carrier protein ThiS adenylyltransferase ThiF: protein MNTFEQGLLRYFTAGMLAKIQSVKIGIAGAGGLGSNCAQLLVRSGFKKFKIVDFDCVDYSNLNRQFYFLHQVAKPKAQMLRENLRQINPDVEIDIVQAKIDENNINGLFGDCDVVVEAVDRAEYKKMIVEHYLSSGKLLVAASGLAGWGDSDRIRVHKIKDNFYLVGDLTTASGPACPPVAPCVNIAAAKQADVILNWVLGPIKKGETSRG from the coding sequence ATGAATACTTTTGAACAAGGATTACTGCGTTATTTTACGGCCGGCATGCTGGCCAAAATCCAGTCTGTTAAAATCGGTATTGCCGGCGCCGGCGGCCTGGGGTCAAATTGCGCCCAGCTGCTGGTGCGGTCTGGTTTTAAGAAGTTCAAAATTGTCGATTTTGACTGTGTTGACTACAGCAACCTCAACCGGCAGTTTTACTTTCTCCACCAGGTTGCCAAGCCGAAGGCGCAAATGCTGCGGGAGAACTTGCGGCAGATTAACCCTGATGTCGAAATAGATATAGTCCAGGCCAAAATAGACGAAAATAATATTAACGGACTGTTCGGAGACTGCGACGTTGTCGTCGAGGCCGTCGACCGGGCGGAATACAAGAAAATGATTGTCGAGCATTATCTGTCGTCCGGGAAACTCTTGGTCGCCGCGTCCGGGCTGGCCGGTTGGGGCGATAGCGACCGCATTCGCGTCCACAAAATTAAAGATAATTTTTACTTGGTAGGCGATCTGACGACCGCGAGCGGGCCCGCCTGCCCGCCGGTAGCACCCTGTGTAAACATTGCCGCCGCCAAACAAGCCGACGTAATTCTTAACTGGGTTTTAGGACCAATAAAAAAGGGGGAAACTAGCCGTGGATAG
- the thiH gene encoding 2-iminoacetate synthase ThiH: protein MGTFYDVIEDYRHFDFAAYFAKVTDSDVRRILRQDRLSALDFLTLLSPQAEAYLEEMAQKAHRLTVQHFGRTMLLYTPLYLANYCVNQCVYCGFQLKNKLERKKLTLAEVEQEAQLIAATGLKHILILTGESRQHSPVSYIKDCVNILKKYFSSISIEIYPLTQEEYAELIGAGVDGLTIYQEVYNEEVYAEMHPAGPKRNYRFRLEAPERACQAGMRTVNIGALLGLNDWRQEAFFTGLHADYLQRRFPDVEVSISPPRMRPHLGGFPPRVVVSDQNLVQYVLAFRLFMPRSGITLSTRENGRLRDAMVRLGVTKMSAGSCTAVGGRSDQEAVGQFQISDERTVAEVAAMLYAQGYQPVYKDWQAL, encoded by the coding sequence ATGGGCACTTTTTACGACGTTATCGAAGACTATCGGCACTTTGATTTTGCCGCCTATTTTGCGAAAGTTACCGATAGTGACGTGCGGCGCATCTTGAGGCAAGACCGGCTCAGCGCCCTCGATTTTTTGACCTTGCTGTCACCGCAGGCCGAAGCCTATTTAGAGGAAATGGCCCAAAAGGCCCACCGCTTGACCGTTCAGCATTTCGGCCGGACAATGCTGCTTTATACGCCTTTGTATTTGGCCAACTATTGCGTTAATCAGTGCGTTTATTGCGGCTTCCAGCTTAAAAATAAGCTAGAGCGGAAAAAACTCACCTTGGCGGAAGTTGAACAGGAAGCCCAGCTTATCGCCGCTACCGGCTTAAAACACATTCTCATTCTTACGGGCGAATCCCGGCAGCATTCACCGGTTTCCTACATTAAAGACTGCGTTAACATACTGAAAAAATACTTTTCTTCCATCAGCATTGAAATCTACCCGCTGACCCAGGAAGAATACGCCGAATTAATCGGCGCCGGTGTGGACGGGCTGACGATTTATCAAGAAGTGTACAACGAAGAGGTTTATGCCGAAATGCACCCCGCCGGCCCGAAACGCAATTACCGGTTTCGGTTGGAAGCACCGGAGCGGGCCTGCCAGGCGGGGATGCGGACGGTAAACATCGGCGCCTTGCTCGGCCTTAACGACTGGCGGCAAGAAGCATTCTTCACCGGCCTGCATGCCGATTACCTGCAGCGCAGGTTTCCCGACGTAGAAGTAAGCATTTCGCCGCCCCGGATGCGGCCGCACCTCGGCGGCTTTCCGCCCCGGGTCGTGGTGAGTGACCAAAACCTGGTACAATATGTCCTGGCCTTTCGCCTATTTATGCCGCGCAGCGGCATTACCCTGTCAACCAGGGAGAATGGGCGCTTGCGGGATGCGATGGTAAGGCTGGGCGTGACCAAAATGTCCGCTGGCTCCTGCACCGCCGTCGGCGGTCGCTCAGACCAGGAAGCCGTCGGGCAGTTCCAAATTTCCGATGAACGTACGGTGGCGGAAGTGGCAGCAATGCTGTATGCCCAAGGGTATCAGCCGGTATATAAAGATTGGCAGGCGCTGTAA
- a CDS encoding thiazole synthase, whose protein sequence is MADVLKIGDKELTSRLFLGTGKFASNKLIPEAVAASGAQVVTVALRRVDLDSSDENILNYIPKNCILMPNTSGARNAEEAVRIARLARAAGCGNWVKIEVISDNRYLLPDNYETIKATEILAAEGFVVLPYMSPDLMAAKRLAEAGAAAVMPLGAPIGSNRGLKTKELIRILIEEIPLPIIVDAGIGRPSEAAEAMELGAAAVLVNTAIATAADPVAMAKAFGLAVAAGRTAYLAGPGAVQQYASASSPLTGFLRE, encoded by the coding sequence ATGGCAGATGTATTGAAAATTGGCGACAAAGAACTTACCAGCCGTCTCTTTTTAGGCACCGGTAAATTCGCGTCCAACAAATTGATCCCCGAGGCCGTCGCGGCTTCAGGGGCACAAGTGGTGACCGTGGCGCTGCGGCGTGTCGATCTGGACAGCAGCGACGAAAACATTCTTAACTACATCCCGAAAAACTGTATTTTAATGCCCAACACTTCCGGCGCCAGGAACGCCGAAGAAGCCGTCCGGATCGCCCGCTTGGCCAGAGCCGCCGGCTGCGGCAACTGGGTCAAGATTGAAGTAATCTCCGATAACCGTTATTTACTGCCAGATAACTATGAGACAATTAAGGCTACCGAAATTTTAGCGGCCGAAGGGTTTGTCGTACTGCCCTATATGAGCCCCGACTTAATGGCGGCGAAAAGACTAGCCGAAGCCGGGGCGGCGGCCGTAATGCCGCTGGGGGCGCCGATCGGCAGCAACCGTGGGTTAAAGACAAAAGAGCTGATCCGGATTTTAATCGAAGAAATACCTTTGCCGATCATTGTCGACGCCGGCATCGGCCGGCCGTCGGAAGCAGCCGAGGCAATGGAGCTGGGCGCGGCGGCGGTCTTGGTGAATACCGCTATTGCAACCGCGGCCGACCCGGTAGCCATGGCGAAGGCTTTTGGCCTGGCTGTCGCCGCCGGACGCACCGCCTATTTGGCCGGTCCGGGCGCTGTCCAGCAGTATGCCAGCGCCTCGTCGCCTTTGACCGGCTTCCTCCGCGAATAA
- the thiS gene encoding sulfur carrier protein ThiS: MKVLINGNPVDLPEGMTLAELVAHKALNPATIITELNFAIIPKDRWPETALKENDRLEIVTFVGGG, encoded by the coding sequence TTGAAAGTCCTGATAAACGGCAATCCGGTCGACTTGCCGGAAGGCATGACGCTGGCCGAGCTGGTGGCCCACAAGGCATTAAATCCGGCAACTATTATTACCGAACTTAATTTCGCCATTATCCCCAAAGACCGCTGGCCCGAAACAGCATTAAAAGAAAATGACCGCTTAGAAATCGTCACTTTTGTAGGGGGAGGCTAA
- the gnd gene encoding decarboxylating NADP(+)-dependent phosphogluconate dehydrogenase, whose translation MEKQYDIGLIGLAVMGENLVLNMAGKGFAVAVYNRTVSKVDDFVVGRGKGFAIGGAHSVAELAAMLSRPRKVMLMVKAGKPVDDMIGELLPYLEPGDIIIDGGNSYFEDTRRRWRELAAKGIRFIGMGVSGGEEGALKGPSLMPGGDRDAYEEVAPIFTRIAAQVADGPCCAYVGPDGAGHYVKMVHNGIEYGDMQLISEAYYIMKNALGLSADELHRVFAKWNEGDLDSYLIEITRDIFTKYDEATGLPLVEVILDKAGQKGTGKWTSQSALDLGVPTPTITEAVFARCMSAYKEERVAAAKVLTGPDGRYTGGRDEFIQAIHDALYASKICSYAQGFALLKAASAEYQWDLDLGEVALLWRGGCIIRARFLDRIKEAYRRDPELPNLLIDPFFRSVLGNAQANWRLVVKTCKELGIPTPAFSASLDYYDSYRRAVLPANLIQAQRDYFGAHTYERTDKPGIFHTEWLENK comes from the coding sequence ATGGAAAAACAATATGATATTGGCCTCATCGGCCTGGCGGTTATGGGGGAAAATCTGGTTCTTAATATGGCCGGCAAAGGCTTTGCCGTAGCCGTGTACAACCGGACGGTCAGCAAAGTGGACGACTTTGTGGTCGGCCGCGGCAAAGGCTTCGCCATCGGCGGCGCCCATTCGGTGGCTGAGCTGGCGGCCATGCTAAGCCGCCCGCGGAAAGTCATGCTCATGGTCAAAGCCGGCAAGCCGGTGGACGATATGATCGGCGAACTGCTGCCTTATCTAGAGCCGGGCGATATTATCATTGACGGCGGCAACTCCTACTTTGAAGATACGCGGCGCCGTTGGCGCGAACTTGCCGCCAAAGGCATCCGCTTTATCGGCATGGGGGTATCCGGCGGCGAAGAAGGGGCGCTGAAAGGGCCCAGCCTGATGCCGGGCGGCGACCGGGACGCTTATGAGGAAGTGGCCCCCATCTTTACTCGCATTGCCGCTCAGGTGGCGGACGGGCCGTGTTGTGCGTATGTCGGCCCGGACGGCGCCGGGCACTATGTCAAAATGGTGCATAACGGCATCGAATATGGCGACATGCAGCTTATCAGCGAGGCCTATTATATCATGAAGAACGCCCTCGGCCTGTCGGCCGACGAGCTGCACCGCGTTTTTGCCAAGTGGAACGAGGGGGATCTGGATTCCTACCTGATTGAGATTACCCGCGATATTTTCACGAAATACGACGAGGCGACCGGCCTGCCGCTGGTGGAAGTCATTCTCGACAAGGCCGGGCAGAAGGGGACCGGTAAATGGACGTCGCAGAGCGCTCTTGATCTTGGCGTGCCCACCCCGACCATCACTGAAGCCGTTTTTGCTCGCTGCATGTCGGCCTACAAGGAAGAGCGAGTGGCGGCCGCCAAGGTTCTTACCGGGCCGGACGGCCGCTATACCGGTGGCCGGGACGAATTTATCCAGGCCATTCATGACGCGCTGTACGCCTCCAAAATCTGCTCCTACGCCCAGGGCTTTGCCCTCCTTAAGGCGGCCAGCGCCGAATATCAGTGGGACTTGGATTTGGGGGAAGTGGCCCTGCTGTGGCGGGGCGGATGCATCATCCGGGCCCGGTTCCTGGATCGGATCAAGGAGGCATACCGGCGCGATCCCGAGCTTCCCAATCTGCTCATCGATCCCTTTTTCCGGTCGGTTCTGGGCAATGCGCAGGCTAATTGGCGGCTGGTGGTCAAAACCTGCAAGGAGCTTGGCATCCCTACACCGGCTTTCAGCGCTTCGCTCGACTACTATGACAGTTATCGCCGCGCCGTGCTGCCGGCCAACCTCATCCAAGCCCAGCGCGACTATTTCGGCGCCCATACTTATGAACGCACCGACAAGCCCGGCATTTTCCACACGGAATGGCTTGAAAACAAATAG
- the corA gene encoding magnesium/cobalt transporter CorA — translation MQKKRKRAAARIGLPPGTLCGGDDRSAQPRLWVTAYDEAGVNEQEIGAVGDVFPLRPAPAVTWLDVRGASAAVVEEIGRRFAIHPLVLEDILNIDHRPKLEDYDHYLFIVLKALALDGASATAGGAFGVEQISVILGKNYVITFQESDNDIFRPVRERIKSGKGRIRKVGADYLAYALIDTVVDHYFVLLEELDERIEALEDALAHDPGPKVLDEIHKLKNRLLHLRRSLWPLREVIGAIDRGDSALFQDSTLVYMRDVYDHTVQVLETIETYRDILSGMLDIYLSSINNRLSEIMKFLTLISTVFIPLTFIAGVYGMNFEYMPELKWRWGYPAVLGLMALVGGWLVVYFRRKKWL, via the coding sequence ATGCAAAAGAAACGCAAACGGGCTGCTGCCCGTATCGGACTACCGCCAGGGACGCTTTGCGGCGGCGATGACCGTTCGGCTCAGCCGCGGCTGTGGGTAACCGCTTATGACGAGGCCGGTGTAAATGAACAGGAGATTGGCGCCGTGGGCGATGTTTTTCCCCTGCGACCGGCGCCGGCCGTAACCTGGCTTGACGTGCGCGGCGCCAGCGCGGCGGTGGTGGAGGAGATCGGCCGCCGGTTTGCCATTCATCCGTTGGTGCTGGAGGATATCCTTAATATCGATCACCGCCCCAAACTCGAGGACTATGACCATTATCTATTTATCGTGCTTAAAGCGCTGGCGCTGGACGGCGCCAGCGCTACGGCCGGCGGGGCCTTTGGCGTGGAGCAGATCAGCGTCATTCTTGGCAAGAACTATGTAATTACTTTCCAGGAAAGCGACAATGACATCTTTCGTCCGGTGCGGGAACGCATTAAAAGCGGCAAAGGCCGCATTCGCAAGGTCGGTGCCGACTATCTCGCCTATGCCCTGATTGATACGGTAGTTGACCATTATTTTGTGCTGCTCGAAGAACTGGACGAGCGCATTGAGGCGCTAGAGGACGCGCTCGCCCATGATCCAGGTCCTAAGGTGCTTGACGAGATCCATAAGCTGAAAAATAGGCTGCTGCACCTGCGCCGCAGCCTGTGGCCACTGCGGGAGGTAATTGGCGCCATCGATCGTGGCGATTCGGCGCTGTTTCAGGACAGTACCCTTGTCTATATGCGCGACGTGTACGACCATACGGTACAAGTACTGGAGACAATAGAAACTTATCGCGACATTCTGTCAGGCATGCTCGATATCTATCTTTCCAGTATAAATAACCGCCTGAGCGAAATTATGAAATTCCTGACCCTCATTTCTACCGTCTTTATTCCGCTAACCTTTATCGCCGGCGTATACGGCATGAACTTTGAGTATATGCCCGAGCTTAAGTGGCGGTGGGGCTATCCGGCGGTGCTCGGCCTGATGGCGCTGGTTGGGGGCTGGCTCGTCGTGTATTTTCGCCGGAAAAAGTGGCTTTGA
- the cpaB gene encoding Flp pilus assembly protein CpaB — translation MKLSTKGVLAIALVLSLATTGLIYKYLQEATQKTPQEGVVVVVAKVDIPPKTKITAEMVATAKVPAEYVQPGAVRELKTAVGAIAREHIVAGEQIAERRLVIQGKSAGFTGIIPPDKRAVTIAVTEVTGVAGFVKPGDYVDVVATFDQNTVGDNVSQIILQNVLVLAANRDAEAGAADGAKDKKEAIKTATVTLAVTPDEVAQLALAEDKGKVRLALRPYMPSTGITIVNAVTPKDIVGAHTSPVQNGQSDDKAPPAPPASRQPDDGQGKGIQLIRGTKVETIPVQ, via the coding sequence ATGAAATTGTCCACGAAAGGAGTGCTGGCAATTGCCCTTGTGCTCAGTCTGGCAACAACCGGCCTTATCTATAAATACCTGCAGGAAGCGACGCAAAAGACGCCTCAGGAGGGTGTAGTCGTTGTTGTGGCTAAAGTGGACATTCCGCCTAAGACCAAAATCACGGCGGAAATGGTTGCTACGGCTAAAGTGCCGGCCGAATATGTCCAACCCGGCGCGGTCCGCGAGCTCAAAACGGCCGTGGGCGCCATCGCCCGCGAGCATATTGTGGCCGGCGAACAAATCGCCGAGCGGCGGCTGGTCATTCAAGGCAAGTCGGCAGGCTTTACCGGCATCATCCCTCCCGACAAACGGGCGGTGACCATTGCCGTAACCGAAGTGACCGGTGTGGCCGGTTTCGTCAAACCAGGCGACTATGTCGATGTTGTCGCCACCTTCGACCAGAATACGGTGGGCGACAATGTCAGCCAAATCATTCTGCAGAACGTCTTAGTGCTGGCGGCCAACCGCGATGCGGAAGCAGGGGCGGCGGACGGGGCCAAAGATAAAAAGGAGGCGATCAAGACGGCGACGGTGACGCTTGCCGTGACGCCCGACGAAGTGGCCCAGTTGGCATTGGCCGAAGACAAGGGTAAGGTGCGCCTGGCCCTGCGCCCCTACATGCCCTCTACTGGAATTACCATTGTCAATGCGGTAACGCCGAAAGATATTGTCGGCGCCCATACCTCACCGGTACAGAACGGGCAGTCCGACGACAAGGCGCCGCCGGCACCGCCTGCCAGCCGGCAGCCGGATGACGGTCAGGGCAAGGGGATCCAGCTTATTCGCGGCACCAAGGTGGAAACAATACCCGTCCAGTAA
- a CDS encoding type II and III secretion system protein family protein has translation MGKSRFYAAIVIGICIMLMAATALANDILTVAVNQSRVLGFSGVQRVAVANPEIADVLVVSGTEVLVVGKAPGLTTMHVWTEAGRATYEVEVGVDDAKVAGEIKSILGYDGIRVSKVNRTVILEGAVDTQQQKARAEKLAAVYGDKVVSLLEVLRPVQVKIEAKVIEINRQKIKELGIKWGNSADTPGTFIFGQSALNSKVGDVFGDLGGYADINAQLSALVKSGAAKVLSQPNVVTLSGDKASIMIGGQIPVPVAQDNNKITIEWKDYGIKLDIAPEVNGDGLIQSRVKAEVSSLDYNSANSIKLGAGMEIPPVRLRKAETAIALSSGQTMAIGGLIATETSKDVVKVPMLGDLPVLGHLFRSTSFRRGETELLVLITPSLVNPGEYLPATSREMKEFAQENPWGGK, from the coding sequence ATGGGCAAGAGCAGGTTTTACGCAGCAATAGTAATAGGCATTTGCATAATGCTTATGGCGGCGACCGCCCTGGCTAATGACATCCTTACCGTAGCGGTCAATCAGTCACGGGTCCTTGGCTTTAGCGGCGTGCAGCGGGTGGCGGTGGCTAACCCGGAAATCGCCGACGTGCTAGTCGTGTCCGGGACGGAAGTGTTGGTGGTCGGCAAGGCACCCGGCCTTACGACAATGCATGTTTGGACGGAGGCTGGGCGTGCTACCTACGAGGTAGAAGTTGGCGTCGATGACGCGAAGGTGGCGGGAGAAATCAAGAGCATCCTCGGCTATGACGGTATCCGTGTCAGCAAAGTTAACCGGACTGTCATCCTCGAAGGGGCTGTCGATACTCAGCAGCAAAAGGCCCGGGCGGAAAAACTGGCCGCCGTTTACGGTGACAAAGTTGTGAGCCTCCTTGAAGTATTGCGGCCGGTACAGGTCAAAATCGAGGCGAAAGTTATTGAGATTAATCGGCAGAAAATCAAAGAGCTGGGCATCAAGTGGGGCAATAGCGCGGACACGCCCGGGACATTTATTTTTGGCCAGTCGGCGCTAAATTCTAAGGTTGGGGATGTCTTCGGCGACCTTGGTGGGTATGCGGACATCAATGCCCAACTGTCGGCCCTGGTAAAAAGCGGGGCGGCCAAAGTCCTCTCCCAGCCGAACGTCGTTACGCTGAGCGGCGATAAGGCCAGTATCATGATCGGCGGGCAGATTCCCGTGCCGGTGGCTCAGGATAATAACAAAATCACCATTGAGTGGAAAGACTATGGCATCAAGCTGGATATCGCGCCCGAGGTCAATGGCGACGGCCTTATCCAGAGCCGGGTTAAAGCCGAAGTCAGCAGTTTGGATTATAATTCAGCCAACAGCATAAAATTGGGGGCCGGGATGGAAATCCCGCCGGTACGGCTGCGCAAGGCCGAGACGGCCATCGCTCTGTCGTCCGGCCAGACCATGGCTATTGGCGGTCTGATCGCTACCGAGACAAGCAAAGACGTTGTTAAAGTGCCAATGCTGGGCGACTTGCCGGTCCTAGGGCATCTGTTCCGTAGTACATCGTTTAGACGGGGCGAAACCGAACTGCTGGTTCTCATCACGCCTTCTCTCGTCAATCCGGGCGAGTACCTGCCGGCGACTAGCCGGGAAATGAAGGAGTTTGCCCAAGAAAACCCGTGGGGAGGAAAGTGA
- a CDS encoding response regulator produces MTEKIRVLIADDSAATRENIRKLMEFHSEMMVAGLAADAAEAIAKAKELRPDIILMDINMPGMDGIVATEIITTEAPQTSIIIMSVQGEQEYLRRAMIAGAKDYLIKPFTGDELVQAVKQVYNNAQRRHNVLKFEPKTVEPGKIITVFSTKGGIGKTTIATNLAVALAARTGAKVGIVDADLQFGDVALFLNVLPQATIADLVRDGDELDEKLLDSYLASYSEQVKVLAAPLRPEQAETVTAGHLAAILRTMKNSFKYIIVDTAPSFSDTMLTVLDASDLVLVVSAMDLPTIKNVKLCLEIMESLGYTDDKFKLVLNRANAECGMDVREVEESLRYAFVATLPSDGKTVVASVNRGVPFVVSHPDTAVSQSIFHLARIIASGDWKAEPEPRGVIHKIKRLFG; encoded by the coding sequence ATGACCGAAAAAATTCGCGTCCTCATTGCCGATGATAGCGCGGCGACGCGCGAAAATATCCGCAAGCTGATGGAATTTCATTCCGAGATGATGGTGGCCGGTCTTGCCGCCGATGCCGCCGAAGCAATCGCCAAGGCCAAGGAACTACGGCCCGACATTATTCTCATGGATATCAACATGCCTGGTATGGACGGCATTGTCGCCACCGAGATAATCACCACCGAAGCGCCACAGACCAGCATCATTATTATGAGCGTTCAGGGCGAGCAGGAATACCTGCGGCGGGCGATGATCGCCGGCGCTAAAGACTATCTGATCAAGCCGTTTACCGGCGACGAGCTGGTGCAGGCCGTGAAGCAAGTCTATAACAATGCCCAAAGACGGCATAATGTCCTCAAGTTTGAACCCAAAACGGTAGAACCAGGTAAAATCATCACCGTTTTCAGTACCAAAGGCGGTATTGGTAAAACGACCATTGCCACCAATCTCGCCGTTGCCTTGGCCGCCCGCACGGGGGCCAAAGTCGGCATCGTCGATGCCGATCTCCAGTTTGGCGATGTGGCGCTATTTCTCAACGTCCTGCCTCAGGCCACGATTGCCGACCTGGTGCGGGACGGGGATGAGCTGGACGAAAAGCTGCTCGACAGTTATCTTGCGTCCTACAGTGAGCAGGTCAAAGTACTGGCGGCGCCGCTTCGGCCTGAGCAGGCGGAAACGGTGACCGCCGGCCACCTTGCCGCTATCCTTCGGACCATGAAAAACAGCTTTAAATACATTATTGTCGATACGGCGCCGTCGTTCAGCGACACCATGCTGACGGTGCTTGACGCTTCCGACTTGGTGCTTGTCGTGTCGGCCATGGATCTGCCCACCATCAAAAACGTCAAATTGTGCCTGGAGATTATGGAGTCGCTCGGCTATACGGACGATAAATTCAAGCTGGTGCTTAACCGCGCTAACGCCGAATGCGGCATGGACGTCCGGGAAGTGGAGGAAAGCCTGCGCTATGCCTTTGTGGCCACCCTGCCCAGCGACGGTAAAACCGTGGTTGCTTCCGTTAACCGCGGCGTGCCCTTTGTCGTCTCCCATCCTGATACGGCCGTATCTCAGAGTATTTTTCACTTAGCCCGCATCATTGCCAGCGGTGATTGGAAGGCCGAACCGGAGCCGCGCGGTGTTATCCACAAAATTAAGCGTCTCTTCGGTTGA